Proteins encoded within one genomic window of Humulus lupulus chromosome 1, drHumLupu1.1, whole genome shotgun sequence:
- the LOC133778550 gene encoding uncharacterized protein LOC133778550, with protein MAENMDVIATGSIEGSSRTPASTTKDQSKGQTVQVSVPLVPTVSTVSVNHNEKPDKFTGVNFKTWQQKMLFYLKTLNLARFLKEDPPFIGEDEIDVQTQQAIDACKHAEFLCRNYLLNGLSDTLYGVYNVKKTAKELWNSLDHKYKAEDAGAKKFLVGQFLNFKMVDSKNVISHVQELQLIIHGIHAEGMVLSESFQVAAIIEKLPPAWKDFKNYLKHKQKEMSVEELILRLRVEEDNQGNEKRTLNPNAAKANLMEHDRGSKGKNPKHKKGPKLGPKGGIAKKPKFQGKCFNCGKMGHKSSECKLRKKKGNETYMVDAISQEVVELDLCAVVSEVNLVDANPKEW; from the coding sequence ATGGCTGAAAATATGGATGTCATTGCTACTGGAAGCATTGAAGGATCTTCCCGAACTCCAGCTTCAACCACCAAGGACCAATCTAAGGGTCAGACTGTGCAAGTTTCGGTACCATTGGTACCAACGGTCTCAACGGTTTCTGTGAACCATAATGAGAAACCGGATAAGTTCACTGGGGTGAACTTCAAAACGTGGCAGCAGAAAATGCTTTTCTATCTGAAAACATTGAATCTTGCGAGATTCTTAAAAGAGGATCCTCCCTTTATTGGAGAGGATGAGATAGATGTGCAAACTCAGCAAGCAATTGACGCTTGTAAGCACGCTGAATTCCTGTGTAGGAATTATCTTCTGAATGGCTTATCTGACACTCTGTATGGTGTGTACAATGTGAAGAAAACAGCCAAAGAATTGTGGAACTCTTTGGACCACAAATATAAGGCTGAAGATGCTGGCGCCAAGAAATTCTTGGTTGGTCAATTCTTGAACTTCAAGATGGTAGACTCCAAGAATGTGATAAGCCACGTGCAAGAGCTTCAATTGATCATCCACGGGATCCATGCTGAAGGAATGGTTTTGAGTGAATCATTCCAAGTAGCTGCAATTATTGAGAAGCTACCCCCTGCATGGAAAGACTTCAAGAACTATTTGAAGCACAAACAAAAGGAAATGAGTGTTGAAGAACTCATTCTCAGACTTCGCGTTGAAGAGGATAACCAAGGTAATGAGAAGCGAACCTTGAATCCTAATGCTGCCAAGGCAAACTTGATGGAGCATGATAGAGGCTCAAAGGGGAAGAATCCTAAGCACAAGAAAGGGCCCAAGTTGGGACCGAAAGGTGGAATTGCAAAGAAGCCAAAGTTCCAAGGGAAGTGCTTTAATTGTGGCAAGATGGGACATAAATCATCTGAGTGCAAATTGCGCAAGAAGAAAGGCAATGAGACCTATATGGTGGACGCGATATCCCAAGAGGTCGTTGAATTAGACTTATGTGCCGTGGTCTCTGAAGTCAACCTGGTGGATGCGAATCCAAAGGAATGGTAG